A window from Bordetella petrii encodes these proteins:
- a CDS encoding LysR family transcriptional regulator: MNTRDIEAFVAVVETGSLGGASGRLHLTQPGVSRRLRNLEDLLGVELVDRQSKPLKPSAAGLRIYELGRGVLAAVEALRQGAAPDVEPCGEFRVGVPPFLAEQALADPLDVLRGRYPGLRLNVTAAWSPSLVAMVENGALDAAAIMMPDNQALPAHLCALPLARSAVVIVASPALAIARDSSGAVPLDALAAHPWVLNQDGCGLRTAIRTAFDAARLPFRIAVEAYGAELQLSLAARGVGIGLVTPGALARSRHREALAILNVPAFTTGLRAELVHLPTLGPLAAPVALLRDELIRALGGASGLV, encoded by the coding sequence ATGAACACACGTGACATCGAAGCCTTCGTGGCGGTGGTGGAAACCGGCAGCCTGGGCGGCGCATCGGGGCGGCTGCACCTGACGCAGCCAGGCGTCAGCCGGCGACTGCGCAACCTGGAAGACTTGCTGGGGGTGGAACTGGTAGACCGGCAGTCCAAGCCGCTGAAGCCCAGCGCCGCCGGGCTGCGCATCTACGAACTGGGCCGCGGCGTGCTGGCGGCGGTAGAGGCCCTGCGCCAGGGCGCCGCCCCCGACGTCGAGCCGTGCGGCGAATTCCGGGTAGGCGTGCCGCCCTTCCTGGCCGAACAGGCGCTGGCCGATCCGCTGGACGTCTTGCGCGGGCGCTATCCCGGCCTGCGCCTGAACGTCACCGCGGCCTGGTCGCCCAGCCTGGTGGCCATGGTGGAAAACGGCGCCCTGGATGCCGCGGCCATCATGATGCCCGACAACCAGGCGCTGCCGGCCCACTTGTGCGCCCTGCCGCTGGCGCGCTCGGCGGTGGTGATCGTGGCCTCGCCCGCGCTGGCCATCGCCCGCGACAGCAGCGGCGCCGTGCCGCTCGACGCCCTGGCCGCCCATCCGTGGGTGCTGAACCAGGACGGCTGCGGCCTGCGCACCGCCATACGCACGGCCTTCGACGCCGCGCGGCTGCCGTTCCGCATCGCGGTAGAAGCCTACGGCGCCGAACTGCAGCTGTCGCTGGCGGCGCGCGGCGTGGGCATCGGGCTGGTCACGCCCGGCGCGCTGGCCCGCAGCCGCCATCGCGAGGCGCTGGCCATCCTCAACGTGCCGGCCTTCACCACCGGGCTGCGCGCCGAACTGGTCCACCTGCCCACGCTGGGCCCGCTGGCCGCCCCGGTCGCCCTGCTGCGCGATGAGCTGATCCGCGCGCTGGGCGGCGCCTCCGGCCTGGTATAG
- a CDS encoding amino acid ABC transporter substrate-binding protein: MKRQLASMAGAIALACASQAALAGPTLDAVKSKGFVQCGLSDGVSGFSATNSKGEWEGMDVDICRAVAAAVFGDAGKYKGTALSTQQRFTALQSGEVDVLMRTVTLTQTRDTSLGLAAVAATFYDGQGIMVRKDLGVKSAKELDGATVCVQPGTTTELNLADWFRARGIKFKPVVIDKVTEVVRAFESGRCDAFTDDASQLAAVRATQVANPGDYEILPERFSKEPLGLMVRQGDENWLGIVRWTLFALMEAEEYGITQKNVDEMAKSTNPNVLRILGVTPGMGKNMGLDEKWAYNAIKAVGNYGEIFERNLGKGSKLGLERGTNALWSQGGAMYPWPIR, translated from the coding sequence ATGAAGCGGCAACTCGCCTCGATGGCCGGCGCCATCGCGCTGGCATGTGCATCCCAGGCGGCCCTGGCCGGCCCCACCCTGGATGCGGTCAAGAGCAAAGGATTCGTGCAGTGCGGCCTGTCCGATGGCGTATCGGGCTTCAGCGCCACCAATAGCAAGGGCGAATGGGAAGGCATGGATGTCGACATCTGCCGCGCCGTGGCGGCGGCGGTGTTCGGCGATGCCGGCAAATACAAGGGCACGGCGCTGTCCACCCAGCAGCGCTTCACGGCGCTGCAATCGGGCGAAGTCGACGTGCTGATGCGCACCGTCACCTTGACCCAGACGCGCGATACCTCGCTGGGCCTGGCCGCGGTGGCCGCTACCTTCTATGACGGGCAGGGCATCATGGTGCGCAAAGACCTGGGCGTGAAAAGCGCCAAGGAACTCGACGGCGCCACCGTGTGCGTGCAGCCGGGCACCACCACCGAACTCAACCTGGCCGACTGGTTCCGCGCCCGCGGCATCAAGTTCAAGCCCGTGGTCATCGACAAGGTCACCGAAGTCGTGCGCGCCTTCGAGTCCGGCCGCTGCGACGCCTTTACCGACGACGCCTCGCAACTGGCGGCGGTGCGCGCCACCCAGGTGGCCAATCCGGGCGATTACGAAATCCTGCCGGAACGCTTCTCGAAAGAACCGCTGGGCCTGATGGTGCGCCAGGGCGACGAGAACTGGCTGGGCATCGTGCGCTGGACGCTGTTCGCGCTGATGGAAGCCGAGGAATACGGCATCACCCAGAAGAACGTCGACGAAATGGCCAAAAGCACCAATCCCAATGTGCTGCGCATCCTGGGCGTGACGCCGGGCATGGGCAAGAACATGGGCCTGGACGAAAAATGGGCCTATAACGCCATCAAGGCGGTCGGCAACTACGGCGAGATCTTCGAACGCAATCTCGGCAAGGGCAGCAAGCTGGGGCTGGAACGCGGCACCAATGCGCTGTGGAGCCAGGGCGGGGCCATGTATCCCTGGCCGATCCGCTAG
- a CDS encoding IclR family transcriptional regulator domain-containing protein has protein sequence MRNPPPPPDYAAPLPADEHPDRFRGDPDFMLTLSRGLRVIRAFGERRYPQTAADLSRRAGLPRAVTQRCLHTLIRLGFAEQQGRHYVLTPLILSLGHAYFSSTPFVSLAQPVLEELSATVNETCALAIMEGNEVLYLARSEVHRILATTLGLGSRLPAYCTTIGRVMLAQLPPAALDRYFETVELAPYTEFTETSPARLREIIARVREQGYAVVDQELDLNVRAIGVPVRAASGRACGGLNVSVKSPRLPLARFTSEFLAPMQAAADKLGQFLVL, from the coding sequence ATGCGCAACCCGCCGCCTCCGCCCGATTACGCCGCCCCGCTGCCCGCCGACGAGCACCCCGACCGCTTCCGCGGCGACCCCGACTTCATGCTGACGCTGTCGCGCGGGCTGCGCGTGATCCGCGCCTTCGGCGAACGCCGCTACCCGCAGACCGCCGCCGACCTGAGCCGCCGCGCCGGCCTGCCGCGCGCCGTCACGCAGCGCTGCCTGCACACGCTGATCCGCCTGGGCTTTGCCGAGCAGCAGGGCCGCCACTACGTGCTGACGCCGCTGATACTCAGCCTGGGCCACGCGTATTTCTCGTCCACGCCGTTTGTGTCGCTGGCGCAGCCGGTGCTGGAAGAACTGAGCGCAACCGTGAACGAAACCTGCGCGCTGGCCATCATGGAAGGCAACGAGGTGCTGTACCTGGCGCGCTCGGAGGTGCACCGCATCCTGGCCACCACGCTGGGCCTGGGCAGCCGCCTGCCGGCCTACTGCACCACCATCGGGCGCGTGATGCTGGCGCAATTGCCGCCGGCCGCGCTGGACCGTTATTTTGAAACGGTGGAACTGGCGCCCTACACCGAGTTCACCGAAACCTCGCCCGCGCGGTTGCGCGAGATCATCGCCCGGGTGCGCGAGCAGGGCTACGCGGTGGTGGACCAGGAACTCGACCTGAACGTGCGCGCCATCGGGGTGCCGGTGCGCGCGGCCAGCGGGCGGGCCTGCGGCGGCCTGAACGTCAGCGTCAAGTCGCCACGCCTGCCGCTGGCGCGGTTCACCAGCGAGTTCCTGGCGCCCATGCAGGCCGCCGCCGACAAGCTGGGACAGTTCCTGGTGCTATAG
- the purE gene encoding 5-(carboxyamino)imidazole ribonucleotide mutase: protein MTTTSSASAPATPVVGVIMGSSSDWDIMKHAVAMLEEFGVPHETRVISAHRMPQDMADYGAAARARGLRGIIAGAGGAAHLPGMMAALTEVPVFGVPVPSRYLRGEDSLLSIVQMPKGVPVATFAIGEAGAANAALHVIATLAATDDALHRQLLAFRARQTETARNMAVPPQP from the coding sequence ATGACAACGACTTCTTCCGCATCCGCGCCGGCCACTCCCGTGGTGGGCGTGATCATGGGTTCTTCCAGCGACTGGGACATCATGAAGCACGCCGTGGCCATGCTGGAAGAATTCGGCGTGCCGCACGAAACCCGCGTCATCTCGGCCCACCGCATGCCGCAGGACATGGCCGACTACGGCGCCGCGGCCCGCGCGCGCGGCCTGCGCGGCATCATCGCCGGCGCCGGCGGCGCGGCCCACCTGCCCGGCATGATGGCCGCCCTGACCGAAGTGCCGGTGTTCGGGGTGCCGGTTCCCTCGCGCTACCTGCGCGGCGAAGACTCGCTGCTGTCCATCGTGCAGATGCCCAAGGGCGTGCCGGTGGCCACCTTCGCCATCGGCGAGGCCGGCGCGGCCAACGCGGCGCTGCACGTCATCGCCACGCTGGCGGCCACCGACGATGCGCTGCATCGCCAACTGCTGGCGTTCCGCGCGCGCCAGACCGAGACGGCCCGCAACATGGCGGTGCCCCCGCAGCCCTGA
- a CDS encoding DUF5993 family protein, producing the protein MMLPFLTSALAVWYGMLGKRRPCFTLWLATLLIFVAGARLHLAEPFVLAL; encoded by the coding sequence ATGATGTTGCCCTTTCTGACCAGCGCCCTGGCGGTGTGGTACGGCATGCTCGGCAAGCGCCGCCCCTGCTTCACCCTGTGGCTGGCGACGCTGCTGATTTTCGTGGCCGGCGCCCGCCTGCACCTGGCCGAGCCATTCGTGCTGGCCCTGTAG
- a CDS encoding MFS transporter codes for MSFAESRLPAHAAPCAALAPPGGAPAGLGAGRTLLFATAVAVMVMNLFAVQTVAPAIAASLGLGLDSVGVLAMLPQLGYALGLVLLVPLADRLENRRLIGATLAVCTLCMLAAAFAPGGAVFMAAVFAGGASTCAIQMLVPMAAFMTAPERRGATVGNVMSGLMVGVLLSRPLSNLVVDAWGWRTLYLVFAGGMAATGVALICLLPRRRPQAGPGYPALIASLAALLRHEPVLRWRAATAALGMAAYSLFWTAVSLRLAQAPFHLGARAVAMLALCGAVGVVVAPLAGRAGDGGHTRRASIAAQAVVVLAWLLAGWAGGAWPSAGLGALPVGAALAVLTLAAILLDAGVTGDQTLGRRAVNLVRPEARGRMNGLYVGLFFVGSAAGSSLAGLAWTHGGWGLVSTVGAAVGLAMLAVYLAAPRRAADR; via the coding sequence ATGTCTTTTGCTGAATCCCGCCTGCCCGCCCATGCCGCGCCCTGTGCCGCGCTGGCGCCGCCCGGCGGCGCGCCCGCCGGGCTGGGCGCGGGCCGCACGCTGCTGTTCGCCACGGCAGTGGCGGTAATGGTCATGAACCTGTTCGCCGTGCAGACCGTGGCGCCGGCGATCGCCGCGTCGCTGGGCCTGGGGCTGGACAGCGTGGGCGTGCTGGCGATGCTGCCGCAGCTGGGCTACGCGCTGGGCCTGGTGCTGCTGGTGCCGCTGGCCGACCGCCTGGAAAACCGCCGGCTGATCGGCGCCACGCTGGCGGTGTGCACGCTATGCATGCTGGCGGCCGCGTTCGCGCCCGGCGGCGCTGTGTTTATGGCCGCCGTGTTTGCCGGCGGCGCGTCGACCTGCGCGATACAGATGCTGGTGCCCATGGCCGCGTTCATGACGGCGCCCGAACGGCGCGGCGCCACGGTGGGCAACGTGATGAGCGGGCTGATGGTGGGCGTGCTGCTGTCGCGCCCGCTGTCGAACCTGGTGGTGGACGCCTGGGGCTGGCGCACGCTGTACCTGGTTTTCGCGGGCGGCATGGCGGCCACCGGGGTGGCGCTGATCTGCCTGCTGCCGCGCCGCCGTCCGCAGGCGGGGCCCGGCTATCCGGCGCTGATCGCGTCGCTGGCCGCGCTGCTGCGGCACGAGCCCGTGCTGCGCTGGCGCGCGGCCACCGCGGCGCTGGGCATGGCGGCCTACAGCCTGTTCTGGACGGCGGTTTCGCTGCGGCTGGCGCAGGCGCCGTTCCACCTGGGGGCGCGGGCGGTGGCCATGCTGGCGCTGTGCGGGGCGGTAGGCGTGGTGGTGGCGCCGCTGGCCGGGCGCGCGGGCGACGGCGGGCATACCCGCCGCGCCAGCATCGCGGCGCAGGCGGTGGTGGTGCTGGCGTGGCTGCTGGCCGGCTGGGCCGGCGGCGCGTGGCCCAGTGCCGGCCTCGGCGCCTTGCCGGTTGGCGCGGCGCTGGCGGTGCTGACGTTGGCGGCCATTCTGCTCGACGCCGGCGTCACGGGCGACCAGACCCTGGGGCGGCGCGCCGTGAACCTGGTGCGGCCCGAGGCGCGCGGCCGCATGAACGGGCTGTACGTGGGCCTGTTCTTCGTGGGCAGCGCGGCCGGCTCGTCGCTGGCCGGGCTGGCCTGGACCCACGGCGGCTGGGGCCTGGTCAGCACCGTGGGCGCGGCGGTGGGGCTGGCGATGCTGGCGGTGTATCTGGCCGCGCCGCGGCGGGCCGCCGACCGCTAG
- a CDS encoding 3-oxoacid CoA-transferase subunit A, which translates to MIDKFVASTAQAVAGIHDGATLLIGGFGGAGMPTDLIDALIEQGARELTVVNNNAGNHETGLAALIKAGRVRKMICSFPKASHSWVFDDLYRRGRIELECVPQGTIAERLRAAGAGLGGFYTPTAYGTELAAGKETRQIDGRHYVFEEPLHGDFALVQADRADRWGNLTYRMSARNFGPVMCMAAATTIVQVRQRAELGELPPEAIVTPGIFVQRVAVVAEPGFSS; encoded by the coding sequence ATGATCGATAAATTCGTGGCCTCGACCGCCCAGGCCGTGGCCGGCATCCATGATGGCGCCACGCTGCTGATCGGCGGGTTCGGCGGGGCCGGCATGCCCACCGACCTGATCGATGCCCTGATCGAACAGGGTGCGCGCGAACTCACAGTCGTCAACAACAACGCCGGCAACCACGAAACCGGCCTGGCCGCGCTGATCAAGGCGGGACGCGTGCGCAAGATGATCTGCTCGTTTCCCAAGGCGTCGCACTCATGGGTGTTCGACGACCTGTACCGGCGCGGCCGCATCGAACTCGAATGCGTGCCGCAAGGTACCATCGCCGAACGCCTGCGCGCCGCCGGCGCCGGCCTGGGCGGCTTCTACACGCCCACGGCCTACGGCACCGAGCTGGCCGCCGGCAAGGAAACCCGCCAGATCGACGGCCGGCATTACGTATTCGAAGAACCCCTGCACGGCGATTTCGCCCTGGTGCAGGCCGACCGCGCCGACCGCTGGGGCAACCTGACCTACCGCATGAGCGCGCGCAACTTCGGCCCGGTAATGTGCATGGCCGCCGCCACCACCATCGTGCAGGTGCGCCAGCGCGCCGAACTGGGCGAACTGCCGCCCGAGGCCATCGTCACGCCCGGCATCTTCGTGCAGCGGGTGGCCGTGGTGGCCGAGCCCGGCTTTTCCAGTTGA
- a CDS encoding disulfide bond formation protein B: MIFSLNPARGSRIVNTLALLGISILLYVAFVWQLLFDAAPCPLCLLQRAAFVMAGVGLLLNIRLGPSPLHYAMVIAASLGGLVAAGNQLLAQAGAQALPGGPPLLGMHIYSWAFLAFCTLLVFCVLMLAADRKWGDNALKKPVALPALIVMGLFLLAILANVAVTSLECGLGECPGSPGAPAAAPAGGGS, from the coding sequence GTGATCTTTTCGCTGAACCCCGCCCGGGGCTCGCGCATCGTCAATACCCTGGCGCTGCTGGGCATCAGCATCCTGCTGTATGTGGCGTTCGTCTGGCAGCTGCTGTTCGATGCCGCCCCATGCCCGCTGTGCCTGCTGCAGCGCGCGGCGTTCGTCATGGCCGGGGTGGGGCTGCTGCTGAATATCCGGCTGGGCCCGTCGCCCCTGCACTACGCCATGGTGATCGCGGCCTCGCTGGGCGGCCTGGTGGCGGCCGGCAACCAGCTGCTGGCGCAGGCCGGCGCGCAAGCGCTGCCCGGCGGCCCGCCGCTGCTGGGCATGCACATTTATTCGTGGGCGTTCCTGGCTTTCTGCACGCTGCTGGTGTTCTGCGTGCTGATGCTGGCGGCCGACCGCAAATGGGGCGACAACGCCCTGAAAAAACCCGTGGCGCTGCCGGCCCTGATCGTGATGGGGCTGTTCCTGCTGGCGATCCTGGCCAATGTGGCCGTTACCTCGCTGGAATGCGGGCTGGGCGAATGCCCGGGCAGCCCCGGCGCGCCCGCCGCGGCGCCGGCCGGCGGCGGTTCGTAG
- a CDS encoding 3-oxoacid CoA-transferase subunit B has translation MSAQQTFQPLTREQLARRVARDIPDGSYVNLGIGMPVLIAAHLPPGREIVLHSENGILGMGPPPAPQAADRDLINAGKQPVTLLPGGAFFHHADSFAMMRGGHLDFCVMGGMQVSAAGDLANWSLGRTGEPPAVGGAMDLAVGARRVYIMMEHNAKNGAPKIVQRCTLPLTGAGVVSRVYTDLAVIDVTPDGLVVRDMIDGLTLQTLQSRTGAPLRAA, from the coding sequence ATGAGCGCACAGCAGACATTCCAGCCCCTGACCCGCGAGCAGCTGGCGCGGCGCGTGGCGCGCGACATTCCCGACGGCAGCTACGTCAACCTGGGCATCGGCATGCCGGTGCTGATCGCGGCCCACCTGCCGCCCGGCCGCGAGATCGTGCTGCACAGCGAAAACGGCATCCTGGGCATGGGGCCGCCGCCGGCGCCCCAGGCCGCCGACCGCGACCTGATCAACGCCGGCAAGCAGCCTGTTACGCTGCTGCCGGGCGGCGCGTTCTTCCATCATGCCGATTCGTTCGCCATGATGCGCGGCGGCCACCTGGACTTCTGCGTCATGGGCGGCATGCAGGTGTCGGCCGCGGGCGACCTGGCCAACTGGTCGCTGGGCCGTACCGGCGAACCGCCCGCCGTGGGCGGCGCCATGGACCTGGCGGTGGGTGCTCGCCGCGTCTACATCATGATGGAACACAACGCCAAGAACGGCGCGCCCAAGATCGTGCAGCGCTGCACCCTGCCCCTGACCGGCGCGGGCGTGGTCAGCCGCGTCTACACCGACCTGGCGGTCATCGACGTCACGCCCGACGGACTGGTGGTTCGGGATATGATCGACGGCCTCACCCTGCAAACGCTGCAGTCGCGCACCGGTGCGCCGCTGCGCGCCGCCTGA
- a CDS encoding 5-(carboxyamino)imidazole ribonucleotide synthase yields MTSSTDSFTIAPGGWLGLLGGGQLGRMFCHAAQSLGYRVAVLDPAADGPAAMVADRHIQAAYDDPAGLAQLAQICRAVTTEFENVPADSLRALAAQCRVSPAADAVAIVQDRIAEKTFIAAQGIPVAPHAAIRAPQDLQAAPDALFPGILKVARLGYDGKGQARVATRAEAQAAFADFGGVPCVLEALMPLDYEISVVLARGFDGADVVFPVARNLHRDGILAVSTVAATDGDAAHAQRQALATDAARAIARGLGYHGVLCVEFFVLTDGSLVVNEIAPRPHNSGHYTIDACATSQFEQQARAMAGLPLGSTALLAPAVMLNILGDIWFEPGATAAREPDWAAALAVPSAKLHLYGKHEPRRGRKMGHVTVVAATLQQARADAARVAAALGMAAPE; encoded by the coding sequence ATGACTTCATCCACAGACTCCTTCACGATCGCGCCCGGCGGCTGGCTGGGCTTGCTGGGCGGCGGCCAGCTGGGCCGCATGTTCTGCCATGCCGCGCAAAGCCTGGGCTATCGCGTCGCCGTGCTCGACCCGGCCGCCGACGGCCCGGCCGCCATGGTGGCCGACCGCCACATCCAGGCCGCCTACGACGACCCGGCCGGCCTGGCCCAGCTGGCGCAAATCTGCCGGGCCGTGACCACCGAATTCGAGAACGTGCCGGCCGACAGCCTGCGCGCGCTGGCCGCGCAGTGCCGGGTCAGCCCGGCCGCCGACGCGGTGGCCATCGTGCAGGATCGCATCGCCGAAAAAACCTTCATCGCCGCGCAGGGCATCCCGGTGGCGCCGCATGCCGCCATCCGCGCGCCGCAAGACCTGCAGGCCGCGCCCGACGCGCTGTTTCCCGGCATTCTGAAAGTGGCCCGGCTGGGCTACGACGGCAAGGGCCAGGCGCGCGTGGCCACGCGCGCCGAGGCGCAGGCCGCCTTTGCCGATTTCGGCGGCGTGCCGTGCGTGCTGGAAGCCCTGATGCCGCTCGACTACGAAATCTCGGTGGTGCTGGCGCGCGGCTTCGACGGCGCCGACGTGGTGTTTCCGGTGGCGCGCAACCTGCATCGCGACGGCATCCTGGCGGTGTCGACGGTGGCGGCCACCGATGGCGACGCCGCCCATGCGCAACGGCAGGCGCTGGCCACCGACGCGGCGCGCGCCATCGCGCGCGGGCTGGGCTACCACGGGGTGCTGTGCGTGGAATTCTTCGTGCTGACCGACGGCAGCCTGGTGGTCAACGAGATCGCCCCGCGGCCGCACAACAGCGGCCACTACACCATCGACGCCTGTGCCACCAGCCAGTTCGAACAGCAGGCGCGCGCCATGGCCGGCCTGCCGCTGGGCAGCACGGCGCTGCTGGCGCCGGCCGTGATGCTGAACATCCTGGGCGACATCTGGTTCGAACCGGGCGCCACGGCCGCGCGCGAGCCCGACTGGGCGGCCGCCCTGGCCGTGCCGTCGGCCAAGCTGCATTTGTACGGCAAGCACGAGCCGCGGCGCGGCCGCAAAATGGGCCACGTCACGGTGGTGGCCGCCACGCTGCAGCAGGCCCGCGCCGACGCCGCGCGCGTCGCGGCGGCGCTGGGCATGGCCGCCCCCGAATAA
- a CDS encoding L-threonylcarbamoyladenylate synthase — MPQPDSTLPDAAAIARAAERLLAGELVAFPTETVYGLGADAQNPEAVAHIYAAKGRPSNHPVIVHVAPQADLGYWARGISSQARQLIDAFWPGPLTLIVPRAPHAGAAVSGGQDSIGLRCPSHPVAQALLRAFAAGKPGGHGGVAAPSANKFGHVSPTRAEHVRGEFPQEVARGMPVLDGGPAQVGIESTIIDLSRLEQGVGPVLLRPGHVTPAQIEAVLGVPVAMPDAAAPRASGTLKAHYAPHTPLELVGPQALAGAARGQGLPAGRVAIAAFGAAPAGLDARITWHQVPDDAGHYAQALYTLLRELDGGDYARILVQAPPANDAWRAVNDRIGRAAAAFTLDTTGLPGT, encoded by the coding sequence ATGCCGCAACCCGACTCCACCTTGCCCGACGCGGCCGCCATCGCCCGCGCGGCCGAACGCCTGCTGGCCGGCGAACTGGTCGCGTTTCCCACCGAAACCGTGTACGGCCTGGGCGCCGACGCGCAGAACCCCGAGGCGGTGGCGCACATCTACGCCGCCAAGGGCCGGCCGTCGAACCATCCGGTGATCGTGCACGTGGCCCCGCAAGCCGACCTGGGCTACTGGGCCCGCGGCATTTCCAGCCAGGCCCGCCAGCTGATCGACGCCTTCTGGCCCGGTCCGCTGACGCTGATCGTGCCGCGCGCGCCGCATGCGGGCGCCGCGGTCAGCGGCGGGCAGGACAGCATCGGCCTGCGCTGCCCGTCGCACCCGGTGGCGCAGGCGCTGCTGCGCGCGTTCGCGGCCGGCAAGCCGGGCGGGCACGGCGGGGTGGCGGCGCCGTCGGCCAACAAGTTCGGGCACGTGTCGCCCACGCGGGCCGAGCACGTGCGCGGCGAGTTTCCGCAAGAAGTGGCGCGGGGCATGCCGGTGCTGGACGGCGGGCCGGCGCAGGTGGGCATCGAGTCCACCATCATCGACCTGTCGCGCCTGGAGCAGGGCGTGGGGCCGGTGCTGCTGCGCCCCGGCCACGTTACGCCGGCCCAGATCGAGGCGGTGCTGGGCGTGCCGGTGGCCATGCCCGACGCCGCCGCGCCGCGCGCCTCGGGCACGCTGAAGGCGCACTACGCGCCGCACACGCCGCTGGAACTGGTGGGGCCGCAGGCCCTGGCGGGCGCGGCGCGCGGCCAGGGCCTGCCCGCCGGCCGCGTGGCCATCGCGGCCTTCGGCGCGGCCCCCGCGGGCCTGGACGCGCGGATCACCTGGCACCAGGTGCCCGACGACGCCGGCCACTACGCCCAGGCCCTGTATACCCTGCTGCGGGAACTCGACGGCGGAGACTACGCGCGGATCCTGGTGCAGGCGCCGCCGGCCAACGACGCCTGGCGGGCCGTGAACGACCGCATCGGCAGGGCGGCGGCGGCTTTCACCCTGGACACGACGGGTCTGCCGGGAACCTGA
- a CDS encoding Bug family tripartite tricarboxylate transporter substrate binding protein, whose translation MPYSISRSAVRSSRRAALAALLASAVAGIALPGAQAQAADAWPDRPIKVIVPYTPGGATDTVTRIVMDKLSARLGQNIIIENKPGANSTLGAAIAAKADPDGYTFLSMLPAYVINTHLYKLSYSPSQLEPVVHMADLPLFLFVSKDLPVKTLGELVEYGRKHPDTLTYASSGTGSSAHLTGADFALQAKIKMTHVAYKGSAPILTDLLAGRVSMVFDPVLVPMQYVKQDKLKVLAFTGKKRWPNEPDVPTMEEAGFPGFVTGSWAGLLAPTGTPKPVIERMAREISEIVHEPDVTKKFMDAGFLPTGSTPAEFAELMRADSERYAKIIKEAHITVN comes from the coding sequence ATGCCCTATTCCATTTCCCGATCCGCAGTCCGGTCGAGCCGCCGCGCCGCCCTGGCCGCCCTGCTGGCAAGCGCCGTGGCCGGCATTGCCCTGCCCGGCGCCCAGGCCCAGGCCGCCGATGCCTGGCCCGACCGGCCCATCAAGGTGATCGTGCCCTACACCCCCGGCGGCGCCACCGACACCGTGACCCGCATCGTCATGGACAAACTGTCGGCGCGGCTGGGCCAGAACATCATCATCGAGAACAAGCCGGGCGCCAACAGCACACTGGGCGCCGCCATCGCGGCCAAGGCCGACCCCGACGGCTACACTTTCCTGAGCATGCTGCCCGCGTATGTGATCAACACCCACCTGTACAAGCTGTCGTATTCGCCGTCGCAGCTGGAACCCGTGGTGCACATGGCCGACCTGCCGCTGTTCCTGTTCGTGAGCAAAGACCTGCCGGTGAAAACGCTGGGCGAACTGGTCGAATACGGCCGCAAGCATCCCGACACCCTTACCTATGCGTCCAGCGGCACGGGCTCCAGCGCCCATCTCACCGGCGCCGATTTCGCGCTGCAGGCCAAGATCAAGATGACGCACGTGGCCTACAAGGGCAGCGCGCCCATCCTGACCGACCTGCTGGCCGGCCGGGTGTCGATGGTGTTCGACCCGGTGCTGGTGCCCATGCAATACGTCAAGCAAGACAAGCTGAAGGTGCTGGCGTTCACGGGCAAGAAGCGCTGGCCCAACGAGCCCGATGTGCCCACCATGGAAGAAGCCGGCTTTCCGGGCTTCGTGACGGGCTCATGGGCCGGGTTGCTGGCGCCCACCGGCACGCCCAAGCCCGTCATCGAACGCATGGCCCGCGAAATTAGCGAGATCGTGCATGAGCCCGACGTTACCAAGAAGTTCATGGATGCGGGCTTCCTGCCCACCGGCAGCACGCCGGCGGAATTCGCCGAGCTGATGCGCGCCGACTCCGAACGCTACGCGAAGATCATCAAGGAAGCCCACATCACCGTGAATTGA